The genomic segment TCATTATTGATTGTATATTTTGCTTTAAATGCTTCATCATGTAACTTTTATTCGTTTGTTGCTTATTTCTGGACAAATGCTCCTTTGTATAACTACCTAATTATTCATTAGAAATCTATTGTTCAATCCTTAGGAGGTTCGTTAAGTTCATTATACAGTGTTCTATTAGTACACAAAATTGAATCGAATCACTACCTCTTCTTATTACTAGTATGTAGGAATATTTGGAATGAAAATGGTGAATTGGTATTTCATGTGGAAGGTTATTCCAGGTGTCAGAAAAGTTTGAGAGATATGTGTCActgttaatatttaataaaaaataatacctCTTGATGCTAACTATTTTTGACTGTTTCAGACCCTAAGAGAGTgccaaaaaattttaaaaataattcttttcACTATGATTAAGGTGTGTAGTTAATGTTggaatctatttttttttaatatgggTCTTTGCAGTTTGTACTAGCATTGTCATACGCTATTTGCATGAAACAATTAAGTTAGTCAGTACTTCAACTTAATTCATAATTTGGTGCAATGAAGCGAATCCTATTAAATTGATCGCAATATATTGAACTGTCTAAATGTAAATGAAATTCTACATTACGTTAAAGTATTGTTTGTTTCTGGCTtgcatttattaatttatttaattctaTTGTGAACTAATATGTGTTTGTTTTTGAATCTGTATTAGATTTCTTTAGTTTAGCATCTCATTAATGTCAATATGATTTACAAGTTTTTGTTTGTTGCTGCATTTGTGGCATTGGCATCTGCATCATCATGTGATCTACCTTCAAGATTCTGGTGCGACTCTAAAAAGATTGCAAGCGAATGTGGCGTAAGtttttatgttgaaatattCGATTGTACAattataacaaagaaaattCAACGACTTTACTCAgcctgtatatatataacatctGTAGATTCAATAAAAGTAAGTCACTGAAAATTACATTCTTTTAAAACTAAGAAATAATGATTAATTCAAATGGTTGGCGAAGAGTTTGTACCTGCTGCTATGTGTAGTTTGTTAAAAATTGACTGCGACAActtgataattttgtttttctaggTTGAATTGCAATGTGCAGAGCGACACTGGATCGAGGATAATGACGCCCAACCTGTCATGCTTGATTTGTACTTTGAATCTCTTTGTCCAGGTAAAAACGTGACTCATGACAATCTACCATTGAGAGCCATAGTTTGTATAATACTGACACACTGGAGTTGTAGCCAAAGCCATTGTGATTTCAAACCAGCTCCCTAGCCCTGCTTTTTAATATTTAGGTACGATTTGATTATCATATTGTTCATCACACATATAGAAAAGATAGACATGAAGAAATTCTGTGTTGTATATTTATGCAAAACGGACTTTGTTAAATTGAAATaactgaataatttattttatattgttgcaAAACAATGTTACTACATACTAGGTTGCCGTCAGTTCATCACAAAAATGCTGTACCCTACTTGGAAACAATTTCTTGATACAAAGATACTTAAAATACAACTGTACTCTTACGGAAACGCGAAAGTAAGTCCTATTTTCAAATGCTTTCAGATTGTAAAAGGTTTATGGTGAATATGCTTTACCCAACTTGGAAAAAATTTTCTGGAACGAATATTATGAAACTTACATCCTATCCTTTCGGCAATGCCGATGTGAGTAGAGCATGTTGTATGACGATGTAATCCTCAAAACTTTATTCAATGATCTATTATTGTGATAGGTTAGTTTCAGACTGCATGgctatttttgttgtatttatGTTGTTTAAATGATCTTGTCCAGTAATTTCTCTCTAATATCtgtaattttgttgttttttcctCTGGTTGTTGGTTCCTCTGGCTCTTATTTTGTTTTCCTTGCTTCTGTCCAGTCTCTCACCGATGATCAGTTTTATCTTCCATCATTCTCACTAGAAATTAATGATTGTACAAGTAACAAACATCTCAGTGTGCTTATAGTTTAGATTGGAATGTGTTACTCTGATGTTTTTTATTAATCGaatgtttttcaaaattgcGTGTATACTCGTGATTGTGTGAGATAATCATTAACATCTgttgtttaaaataatttttagcaAATATCCAGCAAAAACAACTTGCAAAGTATACATTACACATTgtaaatcaaatataaaaatttgaattatagtcaaatttgatttttggaaTAATTGTCCGTTACTCTTGTTTTATTGTTATACATAAGTTTTGGTATCATTATTTCATAGTTAAACAATCAATGCGAGCGAGAAAATTTGCTCAAGCAAAGCAATCGCGCAAAAGTAAGACTGGAGACTGAACTACATTTTTGAGTATTCAAATGCACACATATTAATGTTGCACACTGCCATATTGTAGCATGAATTAAccataattttcatttaatagCCTATTTATTACAATAGTTCAATTAAATTTGTAATCCGTTAGGTTTAATATGGACTTCTATACCCATTTTATAAAAATGCAATTTCTTATTTTAGGAAATGAAAAATGCATCAACAGGTATGTGGGACTTCACTTGTCAACATGGACCTCAAGAATGTGTTGGAAATTTAATCGAGGTTTGTAATTCAATTAAAATCACATTTAGACCATGATGCATTTAATAAAGTTAGTGTTATAATCTGTAAAAAAATAGCATATTAAATTGCAAACAAATTGCGTAGTATAAAAGAGTGTTGTTTGTATTTTGTCACAAAACTTGCAGTCACATGATTTATCTGCAATACCAATATCTAAACAGTTTGCACAGACGCTGCATTTTAACATATCTATTTAAACAGTTTGCCAATTTTATCACTCATTTTGAGTTTCTGATTACCGTCTTCTACAAAACATAAGGttataaccagtggtgggattcaaattttttgtcagccgaaTTTTTCACAAACAGAACATCGACGGTAACCAGTAACgttaaccggttcgctgatctcataaaattctgtgaagtggttctatagaaccggtgcgaaccggctgaatcccaccactggtttttttacaatattgaCATTAATGTTATTAGTGTATTGTaaagatattttgtttttcactcTTATTTTACCATATTTTATGAGAAATACCTTTTGATGTTATATAATTTTGGTAATATCATTGaattttgtgatatatttttCAGAACTGCATTCAGAAATACACCATGAATGATCCTATGAAATATTTCCCGATATTTTACTGCATGGAATCGGCTCAGGATCCAGTTGAGGCTGCTAAAATGGTAAGAAAAAATCATTAAGATTTTTTTCCGCTAAGCAGTTCTCTCTTTAAAATTATGTAGTGTTGTTATTTGCACACTCATAGAGTGGTTACAACTCACTGCCAAGCCCATCGTATTAGATGGAGTCAGAGATGGATTTCAAACCAGTTCTCCTGCCCTGTTCAGCCTCTCTGTGAAGACTTATCTTTTACGCCTTGGTCCGATTATTCATAGATCTCGTAGATAACAAAAcagttgtatatatatactgatttttATTTCTATCCACTGTCCTGATGAAATTTGTCTGTATAAACATTTGAAACATTGGCAAAATCATATTGTTTGCTCCTTACTGTTTGTGCACGCATTACTATTTTCTAATCCTTTAAGATGGATGAGGTCACATCTTtatagaaaaataaacaaattacacTCTTTATcttcgatatatatatttcgaatGCCGTCACCTTTACAGTTATTAAAAGTAATTCTATGCATTCAATTTAGTGTGTAACCAAAGGTGGTTTGAAATGGTCTGATGTTGACACCTGTGCTAAGGGACCAGATGGGAATGCACTCATGCATAACAGTGCTATGGCAACTGATAAACTGAATCCTCGTCACACATATGTTCCTTGGGTTACTATCAATGGGGTGagtgaattatttttttatcatatattttagatattatcTGAAAATaggatttgaacattttatacTGGGGAGAGGAGAgggataagacagcttaatcatatgacaaaccacgacttctcgttcggttaccagtcaatgtcgtATATTGGATTAGTTAGCAAGTTATTTTTTTCAGGGCATTGGACATGGACAGAAGGTGGAGTAAGCTGTAACCAACCAGAACTGCTCCACCCTACAATGGTAGGGAGTAATCCACTCTCACATAAATATCCTCCACAGGATTCAAATCTGCGAGCCCACGCAGGGTGAGCGTactcctaatgcttagcacaatgcgccacacaGCAGAGCCAAAGTTTGACACTCAGATGGAAGCTGGAGAGCCCAACAGAAACAGGGCTCCAGAGCTGGAGCTGTTTTGTTCTCAAACCAGCTCTTGATGCGTAAGACAAGTAGTGCCTGGCAATGTCATTAGCAAATAGTGGCTCCATTGCTGGAGCATCTCTCCTATCTGTTGCATTAATATATTGCTACAATGCACAAAATGTGTAGCTAGGATATTGACTCTAATATCTCTCATCCATACAAGTTAAACATTTGCAGAATTCACAATTCATGAAAGATACCTAATTCATGGGGTTGAattgaaaaagtattttttttcagcaaCATACTGAATCAATGCAAGAGGAGGCTCAGGAAAATCTCCCAAAGCTTCTGTGTGACACCTACAAGGTTAAcagattttttcaatattattgttgcttgtgttttatattcatgaaatgaatgtttgaattttttgtcaaatttgctAGAACTTGTTCACCACAGAGGGTGTCGGTCAGTCATCTGTTGGGCATTCTCTTATTTGTTTATCATATTTTACGACATAATCTTGGGAGGATacaatatatattgttataCATTTCACTTGCACATTTCAGGGAATGAAGCCCAAGCAGTGCGCGGAGTACATGGAGCCACAACCACTGCTCGTGACTTACAGGGATGATTAAAATTCATGTTTTCATATTGCTATGAATCATTCCTAATAATTCATTCTTCCacttttgattatattttgatttgcatTTTCCTGCCCTTGACATTATATTGGACAATCCCCTTTTCATGAAGCATTATTAATGGCTTGGTCTATCAATATTTTCCAGCAGTAGCAAAGTTTCAAAAACCCTGAACATTAGTTCATTCTAGTAAATTTCAGTCTTTATTATTATAGCCTATTCAAGCTATGCATGAGCTATTCACCATCTGTATAATTTTGCCTATAGTTTGTAGCTCAATAATTCCTGTAAGTTCCTTGATGTTTTCGTTTTGTATTTGCTGATCTTTGTTCCTTTGTGCAATACTTCAGTGTTACTTTACAGTTGTCTACTGTTATTTCTCTTTTGCTCACATGTTATGCAGTCTGGAATATCCATGTCTATCAATCGAGCTTGTAGAAATATGCCAATGTGCAGCCAGTCTAAGTGAGCAGTGtcaaattgattattttttgtgattttcattaCTTGATTCTGAATATCATTGAAACGAATAAAAATGCATAATAAAGAAAATGTTCTCTGATTCAGGAAAGGGTGTAATGTTACTAGAAGCGGCAATGCGGCATTAAAAAAATTCTGCCAAGAGGCATTAGCGTGAACCtacagtaatgataatatttgGTCTCTCACATGCTTATTGAGCATGCAACAGATTATTGAGAGGCTATACCCGATAAAGCTCCTCTCCTGATGGGATTTTACATCTCATGCATGATGcatttaataatattcattagTTGCATCCAGGTCacaagacataaaaaaaaatagtataaataTGCTCCATATACATTATACACTTACCATTGGCACTCTGAGTAGGACGTCGCCAAACATTGATTACTGCATTCAGTTGTTCCACTCTAGTCCCAAACCTTCATTAACATACCAATCAATGGTGTGAAACGCTCAAATCTAGAACTAAATCTGGCTTAACTTTCTCCACCGAAGACTACGGCTAACTAAATGATCTAAATAGTTACCGGTAGTCTGTTATATCCAGCATCGCAGGGCAGTTTGTATGATTGGCTCGGCGGTATGCCGCATCGTGCTGTGCATTAGGAAAACACTCGTCAATGCACCTCAGATCACCATGTGTGGGGAGTTAATTATGAACGAGATGAtcgctggacttctcgccgttGTATGTGTGATTTATGCAACTGCTGGTCTGTTACAGCCACACATCTGAAACAAACAGctgttcgccatatgattagcaGTTCTTATGATAAAATCTTtccaattttgatttgaaatcctCTTTTCAGTCGATAAATATGACATTGGCCATATGGTCAGTAATACAATCAATTTGATTTCTTGCTGAACATGCTTGTCTGACGAA from the Styela clava chromosome 5, kaStyClav1.hap1.2, whole genome shotgun sequence genome contains:
- the LOC120344262 gene encoding gamma-interferon-inducible lysosomal thiol reductase-like isoform X2; the protein is MIYKFLFVAAFVALASASSCDLPSRFWCDSKKIASECGVELQCAERHWIEDNDAQPVMLDLYFESLCPDCKRFMVNMLYPTWKKFSGTNIMKLTSYPFGNADEMKNASTGMWDFTCQHGPQECVGNLIENCIQKYTMNDPMKYFPIFYCMESAQDPVEAAKMCVTKGGLKWSDVDTCAKGPDGNALMHNSAMATDKLNPRHTYVPWVTINGQHTESMQEEAQENLPKLLCDTYKGMKPKQCAEYMEPQPLLVTYRDD
- the LOC120344262 gene encoding gamma-interferon-inducible lysosomal thiol reductase-like isoform X1; the encoded protein is MIYKFLFVAAFVALASASSCDLPSRFWCDSKKIASECGVELQCAERHWIEDNDAQPVMLDLYFESLCPGCRQFITKMLYPTWKQFLDTKILKIQLYSYGNAKEMKNASTGMWDFTCQHGPQECVGNLIENCIQKYTMNDPMKYFPIFYCMESAQDPVEAAKMCVTKGGLKWSDVDTCAKGPDGNALMHNSAMATDKLNPRHTYVPWVTINGQHTESMQEEAQENLPKLLCDTYKGMKPKQCAEYMEPQPLLVTYRDD